Proteins found in one Corynebacterium freneyi genomic segment:
- the bioB gene encoding biotin synthase BioB: MTDNSSADILEIAREKVLGRGEGLDHAETLAVLQLDDDRVDELLALAHEVRLKWCGEEVEVEGIISLKTGGCPEDCHFCSQSGLFQSPVRNAWLDIPALVEAAKQTQKTGATEFCIVAAVKGPDENLLSQLEQAVQAIHEEVDINVAASVGILTQEQVDRLAKVGVHRYNHNLETARSHFPNVVTTHSWEDRAETLRMVAEAGMEVCCGGILGMGETLEQRAEFAQDLAALNPTEVPMNFLDPRPGTPFEGREPLPAKDALRAIGAFRLALPKTILRFAGGRELTLGDLGAEQGLLGGINAVIVGNYLTTLGRPAEQDLDMLGKIRLPIKALNATV, from the coding sequence ATGACCGACAATTCCTCCGCCGACATTCTCGAGATCGCCCGCGAGAAGGTGCTCGGCCGAGGGGAAGGCCTCGACCATGCCGAAACCCTCGCAGTGCTCCAGCTTGACGACGACAGGGTCGACGAGTTGCTCGCCCTCGCCCACGAGGTCCGCCTGAAGTGGTGCGGCGAGGAAGTCGAGGTGGAGGGCATCATTTCGCTGAAGACCGGCGGCTGCCCCGAGGACTGCCACTTCTGCTCGCAGTCCGGCCTGTTCCAGTCGCCCGTGCGCAACGCCTGGCTGGACATCCCGGCCCTGGTCGAGGCCGCCAAGCAGACCCAGAAGACCGGCGCCACCGAGTTCTGCATCGTCGCCGCAGTCAAGGGGCCGGACGAGAACCTGCTGTCCCAGCTCGAGCAGGCCGTGCAGGCCATCCATGAAGAGGTCGACATCAACGTCGCCGCCTCGGTGGGCATCCTCACCCAGGAGCAGGTCGACCGCCTGGCCAAGGTCGGCGTGCACCGCTACAACCACAACCTGGAGACCGCCCGCTCGCACTTCCCGAACGTCGTGACCACCCACTCCTGGGAGGACCGCGCCGAAACCCTGCGCATGGTCGCCGAAGCGGGCATGGAGGTCTGCTGCGGCGGCATCCTGGGCATGGGTGAGACCCTGGAGCAGCGCGCCGAGTTCGCGCAGGACCTGGCGGCGCTCAACCCGACCGAGGTGCCCATGAACTTCCTCGACCCGCGCCCGGGCACCCCGTTCGAGGGGCGCGAGCCGCTGCCGGCCAAGGATGCCCTGCGCGCCATCGGCGCGTTCCGTCTCGCGCTGCCGAAGACGATCCTGCGTTTCGCCGGCGGCCGTGAGCTCACCCTCGGTGACCTGGGTGCGGAGCAGGGCCTGCTCGGCGGCATCAACGCCGTCATCGTGGGCAACTACCTGACCACCCTGGGCCGCCCGGCCGAGCAGGACCTGGACATGCTGGGCAAGATCCGCCTGCCCATCAAGGCCCTCAACGCGACGGTCTAG
- the glgX gene encoding glycogen debranching protein GlgX, translating to MTNANIDGEYQVWPGDPYPLGSTYDGAGTNFALFSDIAEKVELCLISEEGQEKRIPLEEVDAHIWHCYLPGIMPGQRYAYRVHGPYDPANGHRCDPSKLLVDPYAKAFDGDFDGHKSLFSYDLDDPSKRNTDDSLGHTMTSVVINPFFDWATDRQPKHPYSETVIYEAHVKGMTMTHPDVPESLRGTYAGLAHPAIINYLKDLGVTAIELMPVHQFLQDDRLRDLGLRNYWGYNTFGFLAPHQDYAASTKPGGAVSEFKGMVRAFHDADIEVILDVVYNHTAEGNHMGPTICFRGIDNAAYYRLVEGDKQHYMDYTGTGNSLNVRHPHSLQLIMDSLRYWVSEMHVDGFRFDLASTLAREFHDVDRLSAFFDLVQQDPIVSQVKLIAEPWDVGEGGYQVGNFPPQWTEWNGKYRDTIRDYWRGEPSTLGEFASRITGSSDLYANNDRRPTASINFVTAHDGFTLNDLVSYNHKHNMANGEDNRDGESHNRSWNCGVEGSTDDETILQLRGRQRRNFLTTLLLSQGTPMISHGDEMGRSQKGNNNVYCQDNQLAWMDWNQVRTNSELVDFTRFLLKLRADHPVFRRRRFLKGGPLGAETDDRDIAWLTHEGRVMTQDDWDFDFGKSLMVWLNGKAIDEPDARGHRIVDDTFMLCFNSHHEDLIFQIPGTEYASEWEVIIDTTELTGRPTRERLVHPEGELRVPARSTVVLKEKL from the coding sequence ATGACAAACGCGAACATCGACGGCGAGTACCAGGTCTGGCCCGGCGACCCCTACCCCCTGGGCTCCACGTACGACGGCGCCGGCACCAACTTCGCCCTGTTCTCCGATATCGCGGAAAAGGTCGAACTGTGCCTCATCAGCGAGGAAGGCCAAGAAAAGCGCATCCCCCTCGAAGAAGTCGACGCCCACATCTGGCACTGCTACCTGCCCGGCATCATGCCCGGCCAGCGCTACGCCTACCGCGTCCACGGCCCCTACGACCCCGCCAACGGCCACCGCTGCGACCCCAGCAAACTGCTCGTCGACCCCTACGCCAAAGCCTTCGACGGCGACTTCGACGGCCACAAGTCCCTGTTCAGCTACGACCTGGACGACCCCAGCAAACGCAACACCGACGACAGCCTCGGCCACACCATGACCTCCGTCGTCATCAACCCCTTCTTCGACTGGGCCACCGACCGCCAGCCCAAGCACCCCTACTCCGAAACCGTCATCTACGAAGCCCACGTCAAGGGCATGACCATGACGCACCCGGACGTGCCCGAATCCCTCCGCGGCACCTACGCCGGCCTGGCGCACCCCGCGATCATCAACTACCTCAAGGACCTCGGCGTCACCGCCATCGAACTGATGCCCGTCCACCAGTTCCTCCAGGACGACCGCCTCCGCGACCTCGGCCTGCGCAACTACTGGGGATACAACACCTTCGGCTTCCTCGCGCCGCACCAGGACTACGCGGCGTCGACCAAGCCCGGCGGCGCGGTGTCCGAGTTCAAGGGCATGGTGCGCGCGTTCCACGACGCCGACATCGAGGTCATCCTCGACGTGGTCTACAACCACACCGCCGAGGGCAACCACATGGGCCCGACCATCTGCTTCCGCGGCATCGACAACGCCGCGTACTACCGCCTCGTCGAAGGCGACAAGCAGCACTACATGGACTACACGGGCACCGGCAACAGCCTCAACGTCCGCCACCCGCACTCGCTGCAGCTGATCATGGACTCTCTGCGCTACTGGGTCTCCGAGATGCACGTCGACGGCTTCCGCTTCGACCTCGCCTCGACGCTGGCCCGCGAGTTCCACGACGTCGACCGCCTGTCCGCGTTCTTCGACCTGGTCCAGCAGGACCCGATCGTCTCCCAGGTGAAGCTCATCGCCGAGCCCTGGGACGTCGGCGAGGGCGGCTACCAGGTGGGCAACTTCCCCCCGCAATGGACCGAATGGAACGGAAAGTACCGCGACACCATCCGCGACTACTGGCGCGGCGAACCGTCGACCCTGGGCGAATTCGCCTCCCGCATCACCGGCTCGTCCGACCTGTACGCAAACAACGACCGCCGCCCCACCGCGTCGATCAACTTCGTCACCGCCCACGACGGCTTCACCCTCAACGACCTGGTCAGCTACAACCACAAGCACAACATGGCCAACGGCGAGGACAACCGCGACGGCGAATCCCACAACCGCTCGTGGAACTGCGGCGTCGAAGGCTCCACCGACGACGAGACGATCCTGCAGCTGCGCGGACGGCAGCGCCGGAACTTCCTGACCACCCTCCTGCTGTCCCAGGGCACCCCGATGATCAGCCACGGCGACGAAATGGGCCGCAGCCAGAAGGGCAACAACAACGTCTACTGCCAGGACAACCAGCTGGCGTGGATGGACTGGAACCAGGTGCGCACCAACTCCGAGCTGGTGGACTTCACCCGCTTCCTGCTGAAGCTGCGCGCCGACCACCCGGTGTTCCGTCGCCGGCGCTTCCTCAAGGGCGGCCCGCTGGGCGCCGAAACCGACGACCGCGACATCGCCTGGCTGACCCACGAGGGTCGCGTCATGACGCAGGACGACTGGGACTTCGACTTCGGCAAATCGCTGATGGTGTGGCTCAACGGCAAGGCCATCGACGAGCCCGACGCCCGCGGACACCGCATCGTCGACGACACCTTCATGCTGTGCTTCAACTCCCACCACGAGGATCTGATCTTCCAGATCCCGGGCACCGAGTACGCCTCCGAGTGGGAAGTGATCATCGACACCACCGAGCTGACCGGGCGTCCGACCCGCGAGCGCCTGGTGCACCCAGAGGGTGAGCTGCGCGTTCCGGCGCGTTCGACCGTCGTGCTGAAGGAGAAGCTCTAG
- a CDS encoding ATP-binding cassette domain-containing protein gives MSFAIEAGAVVALMGPSGCGKTTLLHGLSGIGHLSEGQGVLDGIQISNLPQRKVRKNLRESVSMIFQDHLLIPGLSLLENVELSWSMAGRPSGALPGEVLDRLAVGGERNSLPEAVSGGQAQRAAIARALASEPRILFADEPTGSLDEGNASRAIKEITERVRSSQAHGLIVTHDAAIADLCDRTILLGGGSING, from the coding sequence GTGAGCTTTGCCATCGAAGCCGGCGCAGTCGTGGCGCTGATGGGTCCTTCAGGCTGCGGTAAGACGACATTGCTTCACGGTCTTTCCGGTATTGGCCATCTATCTGAGGGGCAAGGTGTGTTGGATGGAATCCAGATATCAAATCTACCTCAAAGAAAAGTGCGGAAAAACTTGAGGGAATCAGTCTCGATGATCTTTCAAGATCATCTGCTAATCCCTGGCTTGAGCCTGCTCGAAAACGTAGAGCTTTCCTGGTCAATGGCGGGTAGGCCAAGTGGGGCGTTGCCCGGTGAGGTGCTGGACCGTTTGGCGGTAGGGGGAGAGAGGAATTCATTGCCCGAAGCGGTGTCGGGTGGGCAGGCGCAGCGAGCTGCAATTGCGCGCGCCCTCGCCTCTGAGCCCAGAATTCTGTTCGCGGATGAGCCGACGGGAAGTTTGGATGAAGGAAACGCAAGCCGGGCCATAAAGGAAATTACGGAACGAGTGCGGTCTAGCCAGGCTCATGGGTTGATAGTGACCCACGATGCGGCCATCGCGGATCTTTGCGACCGAACGATTCTGCTGGGTGGCGGGTCGATCAATGGCTGA
- a CDS encoding GTP pyrophosphokinase yields MSTSKPKSKPKAKSKGNTRLRELHARYDEWTAAHPRAQDDFEAAIGELLSDAGLAFDNVTARVKTWRSLRLKALRRTDGGDFAYPDPWNDIHDLVGVRVTTYHSNEIPSVLAVLGDSLEVLRTIDKTAETRISGQFGYGSHHLVCRVGDNAPPGLAPYHGQQFEVQVRTVLQHAWAEFEHDIRYKSPDGVVDPRIDRAFALAAGLIELADQQFDQVAAILDEEHGEGAATADGEADDDRAAADAVEFGAETLPGLLTLLLPTVPRSKSEHYAWLEELLDANGVTTVGDLRELVAPERVAAVEAALNYRFQPGHVRIIDDLLLAAFGSDHVARTGKSGAHPAQRPARLRSRLGQMRKAGVVG; encoded by the coding sequence GTGTCCACTTCGAAGCCGAAATCGAAGCCGAAGGCGAAGTCGAAGGGCAACACCCGGTTGCGGGAACTGCACGCGCGCTACGACGAGTGGACGGCGGCGCATCCGCGGGCGCAGGACGACTTCGAGGCCGCCATCGGGGAATTGCTTTCCGACGCCGGCCTGGCGTTCGACAACGTCACCGCCAGGGTGAAGACGTGGCGGTCGCTGCGGCTCAAGGCCCTGCGGCGCACCGACGGCGGCGACTTCGCCTACCCCGACCCGTGGAATGACATCCACGATCTCGTCGGCGTGCGCGTGACCACGTACCACTCCAACGAAATCCCCTCCGTGCTGGCGGTTCTGGGGGATTCACTGGAGGTGCTGCGGACCATCGACAAGACGGCGGAGACGCGGATTTCCGGCCAGTTCGGCTACGGCTCGCATCATCTGGTGTGCCGCGTCGGGGACAACGCTCCCCCGGGTCTGGCGCCGTACCACGGCCAGCAGTTCGAGGTGCAGGTGCGCACCGTCTTGCAGCATGCGTGGGCGGAGTTCGAGCACGACATCCGGTACAAGTCGCCGGATGGTGTCGTCGACCCGCGCATCGACCGCGCGTTCGCGCTGGCGGCCGGGTTGATCGAGCTGGCGGACCAGCAGTTCGACCAGGTCGCGGCGATCCTCGACGAGGAGCACGGCGAGGGTGCGGCGACTGCGGACGGGGAGGCCGACGATGATCGGGCCGCCGCCGATGCCGTGGAGTTCGGAGCGGAGACGCTGCCGGGGCTGCTGACGCTGTTGCTGCCGACCGTGCCGCGGTCGAAGTCGGAGCATTACGCCTGGTTGGAGGAGCTTCTCGACGCCAACGGGGTGACCACGGTCGGGGATTTGCGAGAACTGGTGGCGCCCGAGCGCGTCGCCGCCGTGGAGGCGGCGCTGAATTACCGGTTCCAGCCCGGCCACGTGCGCATCATCGACGATCTGCTGCTGGCGGCCTTCGGCTCCGATCACGTGGCCCGCACGGGCAAATCCGGGGCGCACCCGGCGCAGCGCCCGGCGAGGCTGCGGTCGCGGCTGGGTCAGATGCGCAAGGCCGGGGTGGTGGGTTAG
- a CDS encoding exonuclease domain-containing protein: protein MQVLDFRLSGAVVRVTPGSPATVSVHRIARTRSTDVSGATASLSDAAGGASLTEPGRILPGRIDFGGDLPSARVTPSTLAAARALMDVFGAGPDLDAGAIEGSEYAVVVDDASGVAPATVAATGASNSTDATASTGSTDSPGVPAPKLGGDIPDPDFFAFDVETANADEGSVIQFGLAAVRDGKVTATYSWPCKPPAGLEDFDEANIAVHGITPADVVDAPTFSERAEEFGRLVDGTPVVAHNAKFDFTALKRGCAAAGIDVPDVAYACTYEWARRVGLQVENYRLTTLAREAGAADFAHHDACDDAVACAEVALWLMREHPGDEPTLNPVKYTENLGMEMGMLFGTRLVPMRTTGRSQVGGAGAGRRHAGSRGRSGGAARDRRAKWDAVKAPDVIPAKNEDADSNGLLYGQRVTLTGDFAPYDKGRLWELIADAGADINKGVTKKTTILVAGPWDSMTSKEKKAREYKEQGQNIEIWDEKQLFTVLGLEEEPPF from the coding sequence ATGCAGGTTCTCGACTTCCGACTCTCCGGCGCGGTCGTCCGCGTCACTCCGGGTTCGCCGGCCACCGTTTCGGTGCATCGCATCGCCCGGACGCGCAGCACCGACGTTTCCGGCGCCACGGCTTCGCTTTCCGACGCCGCCGGCGGGGCGTCGCTGACCGAACCGGGGCGCATCCTCCCGGGCCGCATCGATTTCGGCGGCGACCTGCCCTCCGCCCGGGTGACGCCGTCGACTCTGGCGGCTGCGCGCGCTCTGATGGACGTGTTCGGCGCCGGACCGGATCTCGATGCCGGCGCGATCGAGGGTTCCGAGTACGCGGTGGTCGTCGACGATGCCTCCGGTGTCGCGCCGGCCACCGTCGCGGCAACCGGCGCCTCGAACTCCACCGACGCCACCGCCTCCACCGGTTCCACCGACTCCCCCGGCGTCCCGGCGCCGAAGCTCGGCGGGGACATCCCCGACCCGGATTTCTTCGCCTTCGACGTCGAGACCGCCAACGCCGACGAGGGCTCGGTCATCCAGTTCGGCCTCGCCGCCGTGCGCGACGGGAAGGTCACCGCCACGTACTCGTGGCCGTGCAAGCCACCGGCCGGCCTTGAGGACTTCGACGAGGCCAACATCGCCGTTCACGGCATCACGCCCGCCGATGTGGTCGACGCGCCGACCTTCTCCGAACGCGCCGAGGAGTTCGGTCGCCTCGTCGACGGCACGCCGGTGGTCGCCCACAACGCCAAGTTCGATTTCACGGCCCTGAAGCGCGGATGCGCGGCCGCGGGCATCGACGTCCCCGACGTCGCCTACGCCTGCACGTACGAGTGGGCGCGGCGCGTGGGGCTGCAGGTGGAGAATTACCGCTTGACGACGTTGGCCCGCGAGGCCGGAGCCGCCGACTTCGCGCATCACGACGCTTGCGACGACGCCGTCGCGTGCGCCGAAGTCGCACTGTGGCTCATGCGGGAACACCCCGGCGACGAACCGACGCTCAACCCCGTGAAGTACACGGAGAACCTGGGCATGGAAATGGGGATGCTCTTCGGCACGCGCCTGGTGCCGATGCGGACCACGGGGCGGTCCCAGGTCGGTGGCGCGGGGGCGGGCCGTCGTCACGCGGGAAGCCGGGGACGCTCCGGCGGCGCCGCCCGGGACCGCCGGGCGAAGTGGGATGCCGTCAAGGCCCCCGACGTCATCCCCGCCAAGAACGAGGACGCCGACTCGAACGGATTGCTCTACGGGCAGCGGGTGACGCTCACCGGCGATTTCGCGCCCTACGACAAGGGCCGGCTGTGGGAGCTCATCGCCGACGCGGGCGCCGACATCAACAAGGGCGTGACCAAGAAGACCACCATCCTCGTCGCCGGCCCGTGGGATTCGATGACCTCCAAGGAAAAAAAGGCCCGCGAATACAAGGAACAGGGCCAGAACATCGAGATCTGGGACGAGAAGCAGCTTTTCACCGTCCTCGGCCTCGAGGAGGAACCGCCCTTCTAG
- the treY gene encoding malto-oligosyltrehalose synthase, translating to MNRLPITSTYRLQLRGPKADAEGRAFTFADAVEQVPYLAELGISHLYLSPILAAVPESNHGYDVIDPTVVNPEIGGMAGLQALAEAAHKANMGIIIDLVPNHLGVEDPQLNEWWWDVLTNGRDSQFEPYFDIDWHEDNGAGGKMGLPVLGSPEDVDKLEIDRSGDEPLLRYYDHVYPVKPGTDEGTPQEIHDRQSYRLMYWRDGIIGYRRFFSVNGLAGIRQENPVVFEHTHRIVRELIAADIIDGVRIDHPDGLSDPFGYLSELRRLLGDDKWLVIEKILGPTEPLDPRLDVDGTTGYDALREFDNVFMNRDSRDAMSMLALQESGSTWDKSAVHAAERALKRDVAAHELAAEVRRLARALRRDNWSTGGHNVTEEELIDTICELVAAMPVYRADYVSLSRVTSSVIQQMVARFPSRVFALDLISAGLIAQGEAATRFAQVCGAVMAKGVEDTTFYRACRLISLNEVGGDPGRYGMSAAEYHLLQSERARLWPRTMTALSTHDAKRGEDVRARIIQISDIVGDWAENVRDWSAVTPAPDGATGYFLLQNIIGVWPADGEITEEFRARLHAYAEKAMREASIHTTWTEQNADFELQVLRWIDALLDGPLRDRITEFVQSIDPAARVTSWGRKLLQLTSPGIPDTYQGTEFLEDALVDPDNRRFVDYDARARALEKVRRGEVDPEDGDVVKLMVTHHALTLRNERPESFVGGTYQPVFAEGAGERYLVGNARGPVGGAQDVITLVTRRLIGLERDGGWGDTTITLPEGIWTDRFTGNAWSGTVTVASVFGTFPVALLVADPEA from the coding sequence ATGAACCGACTCCCCATCACCTCGACCTACCGACTTCAGCTGCGGGGCCCCAAGGCGGATGCGGAAGGCCGGGCATTCACGTTCGCCGACGCCGTCGAGCAGGTCCCCTACCTGGCCGAATTGGGCATTTCCCACCTGTACCTGTCGCCGATCCTGGCGGCGGTGCCGGAGTCGAACCACGGCTACGACGTCATCGATCCCACCGTCGTCAATCCCGAAATCGGCGGCATGGCCGGCCTGCAGGCGCTGGCGGAGGCCGCGCACAAGGCGAACATGGGCATAATCATCGACCTGGTGCCCAATCACCTGGGCGTGGAGGATCCGCAGCTCAACGAGTGGTGGTGGGATGTCCTGACCAATGGCCGCGACTCCCAGTTCGAGCCCTACTTCGACATCGACTGGCACGAGGACAACGGTGCCGGCGGCAAGATGGGCCTGCCGGTGCTCGGTTCCCCGGAGGACGTCGACAAGCTGGAGATCGACCGCTCCGGCGACGAGCCGCTGCTGCGCTACTACGACCACGTCTACCCGGTGAAGCCCGGCACCGACGAGGGCACTCCGCAGGAGATCCACGATCGCCAGTCGTACCGCCTGATGTACTGGCGCGACGGCATCATCGGCTACCGCCGCTTCTTCTCGGTGAATGGCCTGGCGGGCATCCGCCAGGAAAATCCGGTGGTGTTCGAGCACACGCATCGCATCGTCCGGGAGCTCATCGCGGCCGACATCATCGACGGCGTGCGCATCGATCATCCGGACGGTTTGTCCGATCCGTTCGGGTATCTGTCCGAGCTGCGCCGTTTGCTTGGCGACGACAAGTGGCTGGTCATCGAGAAGATCCTCGGGCCCACCGAGCCGTTGGATCCCCGCCTGGACGTCGACGGCACCACGGGCTACGACGCGCTGCGGGAGTTCGACAACGTGTTCATGAACCGCGATTCGCGTGACGCGATGAGCATGTTGGCGCTGCAGGAGTCGGGGTCGACGTGGGACAAGTCGGCGGTGCACGCCGCCGAGCGGGCCCTGAAGCGCGACGTCGCCGCCCATGAGCTGGCGGCGGAGGTGCGTCGCCTGGCGCGTGCCCTGCGGCGCGACAACTGGTCGACCGGAGGCCACAACGTCACCGAAGAGGAGCTCATCGACACCATCTGCGAGCTCGTCGCCGCGATGCCCGTCTACCGCGCCGACTACGTGTCGCTGTCGCGCGTGACGTCGTCGGTGATCCAGCAGATGGTCGCCCGGTTCCCCTCCCGCGTGTTCGCGCTGGACCTCATTTCGGCGGGCCTCATCGCCCAGGGCGAGGCGGCCACCCGGTTCGCGCAGGTCTGCGGTGCCGTGATGGCCAAGGGCGTGGAGGACACGACGTTCTACCGCGCCTGCCGCCTGATCAGCCTCAACGAGGTCGGCGGCGATCCGGGCCGGTACGGCATGTCGGCGGCCGAGTACCACCTGCTGCAGTCCGAGCGCGCCCGCCTGTGGCCGCGCACCATGACGGCGCTGTCGACGCACGACGCGAAGCGCGGCGAGGACGTCCGCGCCCGCATCATCCAGATTTCCGACATCGTCGGCGATTGGGCGGAGAATGTCCGCGACTGGTCGGCGGTCACCCCGGCGCCGGACGGTGCGACGGGCTATTTCCTGCTGCAGAACATCATCGGCGTGTGGCCGGCCGACGGCGAGATCACCGAGGAGTTCCGCGCCCGCCTGCACGCGTACGCGGAGAAGGCGATGCGCGAGGCGAGCATCCACACCACGTGGACGGAGCAGAACGCCGACTTCGAGCTGCAGGTCCTGCGCTGGATCGATGCGCTTCTCGACGGCCCGCTGCGCGACCGCATCACCGAGTTCGTCCAGTCCATCGACCCCGCCGCCCGCGTGACCAGTTGGGGCCGCAAGCTGCTGCAGCTGACGTCTCCGGGCATCCCGGACACCTACCAGGGCACCGAGTTCCTGGAGGACGCCCTGGTCGACCCGGACAATCGCCGTTTCGTCGATTACGACGCCCGCGCCCGGGCGCTCGAGAAGGTCCGACGTGGAGAGGTCGATCCCGAAGACGGCGACGTCGTCAAGCTCATGGTCACCCACCATGCGCTGACCCTGCGCAACGAGCGACCCGAATCCTTCGTCGGCGGCACCTACCAGCCCGTGTTCGCCGAAGGCGCCGGCGAACGGTACCTGGTGGGCAACGCGCGCGGCCCGGTCGGCGGAGCGCAGGACGTGATCACCCTGGTCACGCGCCGCCTCATCGGCCTGGAACGCGACGGCGGGTGGGGCGACACCACCATCACCCTGCCGGAGGGCATCTGGACCGACCGCTTCACCGGCAACGCATGGTCCGGCACGGTGACGGTCGCGTCGGTGTTCGGCACCTTCCCGGTGGCGCTGCTCGTCGCGGACCCGGAGGCGTAG
- a CDS encoding HigA family addiction module antitoxin: protein MTNAVSTHPGTILDEHFLEPRGLSIYRLAVAIDVPSSTLERFRSGRTNLTDDLARRLGDYFGTGADYWHEQAA from the coding sequence ATGACCAACGCAGTCTCCACTCACCCCGGCACCATCCTGGACGAGCATTTCCTCGAGCCCCGCGGCCTGAGCATCTACCGCCTGGCCGTCGCCATCGACGTGCCCAGCTCGACCCTCGAGCGATTCCGTTCCGGCCGCACGAACCTGACCGACGACCTCGCCCGCCGCCTGGGCGACTACTTCGGCACCGGCGCCGACTACTGGCACGAGCAGGCCGCCTAA
- a CDS encoding TetR family transcriptional regulator — protein sequence MQLTKDIIMGAAMEILDEYGLQDLTIRRLARHLDAAAGAMYWHFPSKQALLGAVADQLLAPLSELESTGNWPTDVTAFATALHECLTSHRDGAEVVSAGLATDTVSVRPASILVPLLSDAPIGEELAVDAAATLVYFILGSTVDEQTAAELARVADNPTDPTAHGRRIRHGVDLIIAGIAAGDS from the coding sequence GTGCAGCTCACCAAGGACATCATCATGGGTGCGGCAATGGAGATCCTCGACGAATACGGACTCCAGGACCTGACCATCCGCCGCCTGGCCCGCCACCTCGACGCGGCCGCCGGCGCCATGTACTGGCATTTCCCGTCGAAGCAGGCGCTGCTCGGCGCGGTCGCCGACCAGCTGCTCGCACCCCTGTCCGAGCTGGAGTCCACCGGAAACTGGCCCACCGACGTCACCGCCTTCGCCACCGCACTCCACGAGTGCCTGACGTCGCACCGCGACGGCGCCGAGGTCGTCTCCGCCGGCCTGGCCACCGACACCGTCTCCGTACGACCGGCCTCGATTCTCGTCCCCTTGCTTTCCGACGCCCCGATCGGGGAGGAATTGGCCGTCGACGCCGCGGCCACCCTCGTCTACTTCATCCTCGGCTCCACCGTCGACGAACAGACCGCCGCAGAATTGGCCAGGGTCGCGGACAACCCGACCGACCCCACCGCACACGGCCGCCGCATCCGCCACGGCGTCGACCTGATCATCGCCGGCATCGCCGCCGGGGACTCCTGA